The sequence ATTTAGTACAAATAATAAATTTATAAATGATATTTGGAAAGAAGATATTATAACTTTGTCTGGAGGAGGATCTGTGGCCCATGTAATGACTATTTTTGCTGCTTATATGGGATGCAATCCAATTGTTTTTATAGGTCAAGATTTAGCTTATACAGGGGAAAAAGGTCATGCAGATATTGCTAAAAACAAATGGCAGAATATGACATTTAATGACTATAAAAAAGATAATGATATCTATGTGGATGATATTTACGGAAATAAAGTTAGAACTAGTCTAACTTTAAATGGATATAGGTTAGCTTTGGAAGAAATAATTGAAGCCTTTTCTGATACAAGATTTATTAATGCTACAGAAGGCGGAGCTAATATAAAAGGTGCTGAAAATAAAACACTAGAAGAAGCTTTATCTGAACTGGATAAAGAGCCAATTGTTACTATGGAAAAGTTCTTAAGAAATGAAAATAGAAAAAAAGATATAATTAATAAGCTTGAGAAAACTTTAGAAATATTTAAAGAGTGTATATTATTATGTAATAAAGGAAGAAGAATTTTAGGCGACTTTAAAACTAATTATTATTTGAAAAATCAAAATAAGCTAAGCTATAATATAGAACAATTAGATAAGATAGATAACAAGATAAGGGAAGGTATAGCAAGTATAACATTGATTGATACTATACTATTCAACACTATGTTTGATATCGAAAATAAGTCGGAATTTATTATAACATCTTCTGATAATAAGGAGGAGATTTTTAATAAAAATATTAATAAAAATGAAGCGATATATTCTGGTTTAAAATCTGTAATTGAAAAATGTTACGAAAAAGTTGAAAAAACTATAATGGAGATGAAAGAAGAATAAATTATGGAGTTAGAGAAAAGCAAAACAGGAGTGCTTACAATGAGATATAACAATAAATATATACATAGTAAGTATGATCCCATTAAGGAAAGTGAACAATTTGTTGTAAATAATATTCACTTTATTAAAAATAATATAATCGTAATATATGGATTAGGATTAGGTTATCATATTAATTGTATTTTGAATTATATTACAGATGGCACTAAGATATATATATTTGAATGGAACAAAGATTTAATTGAGGCTTGTAAGATGGTAAATGCAGATTTGTTTATAGAGAAAAATATAAAAATAATTAGTGGTACTCAAAAGGATTTCTACGAAAAACTTTCTTCATATTTAGAGAAAGTTAATGATATTATAGTGCATAAGCCATCCTTGGAAACAATTAGTGAAACTAATGATAAATTATACATGTTAATCAAAGGATATTTGATTACTAAACAATGGATTAAGGATAATGGCAGTTTATTAGAAGAAAATTATATTTATAACAGTAAGATTAATGCTAAGAGCATTAAAGAACTAATAGATGATTTTACACAAGTAAATAGTCATAAGCCTTATATAATAGTAGCAGCAGGACCTTCTTTAGATTTTGATTTAGATTTATTAAAAGAAAATAGAGAAAGATTCAATATTATTTCAGTAGGAAGTGCTTTGAGAAGTTTGATGAATAAAGGAATAAAACCAGATGCAGTTGTCATAATCGATGGGAAAGAAATTGTGAAAAATCAATTGAGGGATTATGAAAATAGTGGTATCTCGTTATGCTTTTTATCAACAGCTTCTAGATGGGCTGTAGAAGCCTATAATGGTCCTAGATATATTTTTTATAATAGTGTTGGAGAAGATGAAGTAATAATAAGAACAGGAAAAACAGTTGCAGTAGCTGCGATTGATATAGCATTAAAATCTGGTGCACAGGAAATAATATTATTAGGTCAAGATTTAGCTTTCTTAGAAAACAAATCTCATACAGAAACCTTTGAAGCAACCTATGGATTTAAAGATGTTATCAGAAAATCTGGTGTGAATAAATTTGTTAAAAGTATTGATGGAAAGATGTTAGAAACAACAGAAGGATATCTTTATTTTAAAGCACAGATAGAACTTATTATAAATGAAAGTAAATCTATAAGTTTCATTAACTGTAGTAAGGGAGCTCTTATTGATGGAGCGGTTCATATGTCATTAAGTCAGTATTTAAATAATTACATTAAAGAATAAATTAAATTAGTCGATAAAAATAATATAATATTTTTTGGAAGGATAAAGAAATTGGAGGCAGTAATATGAATGAACAAATAGAGGCCCTTAAAACCGCTAGTGAGTATATAGATAATTTGAAAGGTGGAATTAACACCTTGGTGAAGTTTATAGAAGAAGGTGAGGAAGAAAAAGGCTGTGGATATATTCCTTTGGTTGCAGATGGAATAGAATGGTTGATGAATGTTGTTGATTTAACACAAGAGTTTCATGAAGGCAAAGTTTCTTTGGATTCAATAAATCAAAAATTAGAAGAAATAGTTGAAGCATTAGAAAATGAAGATTATACTTTAGTAGGAGACTTGTTTAATTATGAAATATTACCTATTTTAGAGCAAGCACAAGTTTCAATAAACAGCGTTATACAAAATTAAATAAGTAGGGGGTAGAGAAATGTTTGAAGATAAAGCGATACTTGTTACAGGTGGCACAGGATCATTTGGAAATAGATTTACAGAAAGAGTGCTAAGAGAGTACAATCCAAAGAAGATAATAATTTATTCAAGAGATGAGTTTAAGCAAGATGTGATGAAAAAAAAGTTTTCAATTATGTTTCCTGATAAAGTACATAAATTAAGATTTTTTATTGGTGATGTAAGAGATAAAGAAAGACTTTATAGAGCATTTGATGGAGTGGATTATGTTGTTCATTCAGCTGCAATGAAGCAAGTTCCAGCTTGTGAATATAATCCTTTTGAAGCTATAAAAACTAATATTCATGGAGCTCAAAATATAGTGGATGCAGCTATAGATTGTAAGGTTAAGAAGGTAGTAGCACTTTCTACTGATAAGGCAGTTAACCCTATCAATTTATATGGAGGTACAAAGCTAGTATCAGATAAGTTATTTATATCAGGTAATGCTTACTCTGGTGGAGCTGGTACTATATTTTCTATTGTTAGATATGGAAATGTTGCAGGAAGTAGAGGATCTGTAATTCCATTCTTTAAGGAATTGATTGAAGCAGGTAAGAGAGAACTTCCTATAACTGATTATGGTATGACTAGATTTTGGATAACTTTAGATCAAGGTGTAGACTTAGTTTTTAAGGCTCTTAAAGAAGCTAGAGGCGGAGAAACTTATATATCTAAAATACCTTCATTTAAGATTACTGACCTAGCAAAGGCTATGCTTAATGATGTGGAAATGAAGGAAGTTGGTATTAGAGAAGGAGAAAAGTTACATGAAGTTATGGTAACTAAAGATGATTCTCGAAATACTTACGAATATGAAAAGCACTATATTATCTATCCTGTTTTTGATTGGTGGAATTCTATTAATTATATGACACCAGGCGGTGAAAAAGTGGAGGATGGCTTTGAATATAATTCAGGAACAAACTCACAATGGTTGTCTGTTGAAGAATTAAGACATGAGTTAAATATTCTTGGTTTATATCAATACCCAAAATACAACTAAAATTAATTTAATGATTGGAAAAGGTTGAAGTATGAATATTTTAATAACTTCTATTGGAAAGAGAGTTCAATTAATAAAGTATTTAAAGCAATATTTCAATATAATAGGGGTGGATGCTGGAGAATTAACTCCAGCTAAATCTTTTGTTGATAAATTTTATAAAATTCCTAAAGCTAGTGAAGAAGATAAATATATTAATAGTCTATTAGCTATATGTAAAGAAGAAAAAGTAGATGTGTTAGTACCTTTATATGAAGGAGAATTTAAAATTTTATGTGAAAAAAGAAAATGCTTTGGAGATTTAGGGACTTTACTTTTATTAAGTAGTAAACAAGTATTAGATATATGTAAGGATAAATATTACACGTATGAATACTTTAAAAAAACAGATGTAAAAGTACCTAAGGTATATGCACAAGAGGAAATTGCTGGTGCAGAATTACCTGTAATAATAAAGCCTAAGGACGGAATGGGAAGTTCTAATGTTTTTAAAGCAAATAATATTAGGGAAGTACAGTTTTTTAGTCAATACGTTAAGAATTCTATAGTACAACAATACATAGAAGGCGAAGAATATACTGTTGATGCACTAGTAGATTTGAGTGGAAATCCAGTATATATAGTCCCTAGAAAAAGACTTGAAGTAAGAGCAGGTGAAGTTGTAAAGAGTTCCACTACAAGAGATGTAGAAATTATAAATGAAACTGTGAAGGTAATTAAACATCTTAATACTGCAAAGGATAGTGTTGGTTTGGCAGCTGTGGGACCACTGACAATACAATTTTTTAGAGATAAAAACAATGAAATATATTTATTAGAGATTAACCCTCGGTTTGGTGGAGGAGTTCCTCTTTCTTTTAAAGCAGGAGCAGATTATGGCATGGCAATAATGTCAATAAAAGATGGTAAAAAGTTAAAATATGTAGATGAATTTGATGAAGTTACAATGCTTAGATACGATGAAGCAATTTATATTGAGTAGGTGAAAAAGTTGATAAAGGCTTTGATTTTTGATTTAGATGATACTTTGTATTATGAAAAAGAGTATGTTTTGGGAGCTTTTAAAGAAGTTGCAGCTTATCTTGGAAATAAGTACAATGAATCATTTGAAGAGATATATACAGAGATGACAATAATTCTTGATACCATGGGAAGAGGACAGATTTTTGATATAATTTGTGATAAACATGGTTTTGATGAGAAAATCGAAGATTTAGTTGATATATATAGAGCTTCAAAACCTAAATTAAAGCTTTATGATGACAGTAAAGAAGTTATGGTTTGGGCAAGGAATGCTGGTTATAAGTTGGGGATAATTACAGATGGATGTGTTCAAGTTCAGAAGAATAAGGTTGAAGCATTAGAAATTAATAAATATGTAGATTGTATTGTTCTTACTGATGAACTTGGCAGGGAATTTTGGAAACCTAATGAGAAACCATACAAGCTAATGTTGAAGGAACTTGAGGTATCTGCTGATGAATGTGTTTATATAGGAGATAATCCTGTTAAAGATTTTATTGGAGCAAGAAAGCTTGGATTGAGAACAATAAGAATAATAAGGGAAAATGGTGACCATATAAGCAAGAGATTAGGTATTGAATTTGAAGCAGATGATGAAGTCGTCAATTTAAAAGAGATAAAAGAATTAATCTAAAGTTAGGAGAGAATATTTATGAAGGTTTTATGTATTGTTCAAGCAAGAATGGGATCTAGCAGATTACCAGGAAAGGTAATGAAGGATCTTATGGGAAAACCTATGATTACTTATACCTTAGAAGCATTAAAAAGAAGCAGATATATAGATGAGGTCATTTTAGCAACTTCGAATAAGAGTATAGATGATCCTTTAGCTGAGTATGTGAAAACTTTAGGTATAGAAGTTTTTAGAGGTGATGAAGACAATGTACTTGAAAGATATAAGCTTGCTTCTGATAAGTATAAAGGTGATGTAATTGTAAGGGTGACTGGAGATTGTCCATTGATAAATCCAATAATTTGTGATAACGTTATAACTCACTATCTAATGTATAATTATGATTATGTTAGACTAGATGTACCTAATACCTTCCAAAGGGGCTTTGATACAGAAGTTTTCTCAAAGGAAAGTTTAGAAAAGGTATATTCTATTGCTTGTAGCAATGAAAATATACATAGAACTGAATACTCTCAATTTAGAGAACATGTAACTTTATATATCTATAATCACAAAGAGGAGTTTAAGGTTGGAGTAGTTAAAGGTGAACAAGACTATCTTAAGAATAAAGAAATAAATTTAAGTGTGGATACAGAAGAAGATTTTAAACTAGTTGGGTTAACTATGTAGAGAATATAGCTGTTTCTAGTGGAAGTTACTTCTATTAGAGCAGCTATATTTTTTATATAATAGTTAAACTTTGTTATTAGAATAAAGAATTAGGTATAAGGTAACGATAATAAAAAAAGAAATATTTTACGAGGTGAAGTAAATGAATAAGTTAATTGAAATAGATGGAGTAAAGATAGGTGAAGGTCAACCAACCTTTATAATAGCAGAGATGTCTGCCAATCATCTTCAAGATTATGATAGAGCGGTAGAGATAATTAAGAAAGCAAAATGGGCTGGAGCAGATGCAATAAAGCTTCAAACTTACACTCCTGATACAATAACCCTAGATTGTGACAATGAATATTTTCAAATAAAGCAAAAAACTATTTGGGATGGAACAACTCTACATAAACTTTATCAAACTGCGTACACTCCTTGGGATTGGCAGCCTAAATTGAAGAAGGTTGCTGAAGAGGAAGGATTAGTTTTCTTCTCATCTCCTTTTGACTTTTCAGCGGTAGATTTTTTAGAAGAAATGAATGTTCCAGCATATAAAATAGCTTCTTTTGAGATAAATGATATTCCATTTATTGAGTATATTGCATCAAAGGGCAAGCCAGTAATAATGTCGACTGGAATTGCAAGAATGGGAGATATACAAGAAGCTATAGATGCCTGTAAAAGAATGGGCAATGAGAATGTAGCATTGTTAAAATGTTCT comes from Clostridium sp. TW13 and encodes:
- a CDS encoding HAD family hydrolase; this translates as MIKALIFDLDDTLYYEKEYVLGAFKEVAAYLGNKYNESFEEIYTEMTIILDTMGRGQIFDIICDKHGFDEKIEDLVDIYRASKPKLKLYDDSKEVMVWARNAGYKLGIITDGCVQVQKNKVEALEINKYVDCIVLTDELGREFWKPNEKPYKLMLKELEVSADECVYIGDNPVKDFIGARKLGLRTIRIIRENGDHISKRLGIEFEADDEVVNLKEIKELI
- a CDS encoding motility associated factor glycosyltransferase family protein, yielding MELEKSKTGVLTMRYNNKYIHSKYDPIKESEQFVVNNIHFIKNNIIVIYGLGLGYHINCILNYITDGTKIYIFEWNKDLIEACKMVNADLFIEKNIKIISGTQKDFYEKLSSYLEKVNDIIVHKPSLETISETNDKLYMLIKGYLITKQWIKDNGSLLEENYIYNSKINAKSIKELIDDFTQVNSHKPYIIVAAGPSLDFDLDLLKENRERFNIISVGSALRSLMNKGIKPDAVVIIDGKEIVKNQLRDYENSGISLCFLSTASRWAVEAYNGPRYIFYNSVGEDEVIIRTGKTVAVAAIDIALKSGAQEIILLGQDLAFLENKSHTETFEATYGFKDVIRKSGVNKFVKSIDGKMLETTEGYLYFKAQIELIINESKSISFINCSKGALIDGAVHMSLSQYLNNYIKE
- a CDS encoding glycosyltransferase family protein produces the protein MKVLCIVQARMGSSRLPGKVMKDLMGKPMITYTLEALKRSRYIDEVILATSNKSIDDPLAEYVKTLGIEVFRGDEDNVLERYKLASDKYKGDVIVRVTGDCPLINPIICDNVITHYLMYNYDYVRLDVPNTFQRGFDTEVFSKESLEKVYSIACSNENIHRTEYSQFREHVTLYIYNHKEEFKVGVVKGEQDYLKNKEINLSVDTEEDFKLVGLTM
- the pseB gene encoding UDP-N-acetylglucosamine 4,6-dehydratase (inverting), whose protein sequence is MFEDKAILVTGGTGSFGNRFTERVLREYNPKKIIIYSRDEFKQDVMKKKFSIMFPDKVHKLRFFIGDVRDKERLYRAFDGVDYVVHSAAMKQVPACEYNPFEAIKTNIHGAQNIVDAAIDCKVKKVVALSTDKAVNPINLYGGTKLVSDKLFISGNAYSGGAGTIFSIVRYGNVAGSRGSVIPFFKELIEAGKRELPITDYGMTRFWITLDQGVDLVFKALKEARGGETYISKIPSFKITDLAKAMLNDVEMKEVGIREGEKLHEVMVTKDDSRNTYEYEKHYIIYPVFDWWNSINYMTPGGEKVEDGFEYNSGTNSQWLSVEELRHELNILGLYQYPKYN
- the pseI gene encoding pseudaminic acid synthase; protein product: MNKLIEIDGVKIGEGQPTFIIAEMSANHLQDYDRAVEIIKKAKWAGADAIKLQTYTPDTITLDCDNEYFQIKQKTIWDGTTLHKLYQTAYTPWDWQPKLKKVAEEEGLVFFSSPFDFSAVDFLEEMNVPAYKIASFEINDIPFIEYIASKGKPVIMSTGIARMGDIQEAIDACKRMGNENVALLKCSSAYPAPVEEINLNTIPNMKETFNAVVGLSDHTMGNCVSVAGVAKGAHIIEKHMTLRRADGGADSKFSMEPEEFKEMVDNIRIVEKALGKVTYDLTEKQRNSREHSRSLFIVKDVKVGEVFTEDNLRSIRPGFGLETKYIKDILGKKAKQDIKKGTPMAWNLIE
- a CDS encoding motility associated factor glycosyltransferase family protein; this translates as MSLNIERSKDGYKILQVEIDGKKQYIGSKYNHAREIESFISSFEQFTDKDNYIVFGLSFGEHIEKLLQLTQNESKILIVEINEELINYCKEDEHISKIINNPRITIAQTEEEVKKFFREYINQMNVNNTQIAYYCKYDRAYKDNLAYIYAIIKSEAERIMADRNTSIFFGEDWFESLLANLKYMAQGTPANDFYEKYKNKPAIIVSAGPSLNKNIGKLKGVENALIISGGRTLKPLLEENIEPTCLCVIDPGEVSYKLVDGAIGNVKCPLVFYDGTNPKVVKEHKGDKIFSTNNKFINDIWKEDIITLSGGGSVAHVMTIFAAYMGCNPIVFIGQDLAYTGEKGHADIAKNKWQNMTFNDYKKDNDIYVDDIYGNKVRTSLTLNGYRLALEEIIEAFSDTRFINATEGGANIKGAENKTLEEALSELDKEPIVTMEKFLRNENRKKDIINKLEKTLEIFKECILLCNKGRRILGDFKTNYYLKNQNKLSYNIEQLDKIDNKIREGIASITLIDTILFNTMFDIENKSEFIITSSDNKEEIFNKNINKNEAIYSGLKSVIEKCYEKVEKTIMEMKEE
- a CDS encoding ATP-grasp domain-containing protein, whose translation is MNILITSIGKRVQLIKYLKQYFNIIGVDAGELTPAKSFVDKFYKIPKASEEDKYINSLLAICKEEKVDVLVPLYEGEFKILCEKRKCFGDLGTLLLLSSKQVLDICKDKYYTYEYFKKTDVKVPKVYAQEEIAGAELPVIIKPKDGMGSSNVFKANNIREVQFFSQYVKNSIVQQYIEGEEYTVDALVDLSGNPVYIVPRKRLEVRAGEVVKSSTTRDVEIINETVKVIKHLNTAKDSVGLAAVGPLTIQFFRDKNNEIYLLEINPRFGGGVPLSFKAGADYGMAIMSIKDGKKLKYVDEFDEVTMLRYDEAIYIE